One part of the Raphanus sativus cultivar WK10039 chromosome 7, ASM80110v3, whole genome shotgun sequence genome encodes these proteins:
- the LOC130498098 gene encoding meiosis-specific protein ASY2-like, with the protein MRRGVALSQFLNGAWRLAVALMVIGAEAGAALSVRAFEELVSVKINRGLLSLKIRPNYNVVTGYPTKTNDWQRSYFYVKSDRSAFEEPLKTVPHSNTAEYEEDFLESARIIASQKQDFWENFSYRRIRRSIDRIKQQVWRSDTVPLITKKSKRINLFTKAEQIEINRARAMRELPDLSLVVGKQLGFVEPDQSSNANSSDPGEPRATESDGAQLVRKSGSKRKEREGVSSEEKQAEETSTGGGAGSEKKRARKDPVEVRPSSVERGELQALEPSNNSRDDVLPDPSLDGGRHQGTSSKVKKKSKKNKKSAGESSGHEIAPNTEKETVEAPTTAVSLPKAAVREDARGSNRSSPKAQEGKAVPKNLQGFCPDKVDFIFKRDTPLVCNERDCARFVRQVRGSREHLPLVKDLVFQDEYTAAAGSSVKSQGDWNEVVRKYDKELKRTYGVIDRQRHNTKEATVALEVMLKKKDEAVIAEAAMRDELSQKEAAMNKELKRARELVKALEKEKTKLANEKKTLEEEKAAAALEHSKEMDRLRESRRYEVTHERIRVMAAMHGKAAARFQRIQDRESRRDNFEDARCMLGQARGMRRCLEGMKAAGKNISQGDIDIYAGQERHYDAEVKRLIVDDLLEKDLSLSPLVLESRFVIQEMMDKIDKFGSNMDLLDSEAAKTLRTPSEHQGIDPKSRRRAFSTPFSRQLALMLFSRVKKLPLRTLPWLRRHKSAPDEPISNTPVNISDSPSFEDADSGASEGHLEGRTLARAKNIPRRIFLPWISIRCLLYLTFGACAFISFSRLRPFVV; encoded by the exons ATGCGCCGAGGAGTCGCTTTGAGCCAATTCTTGAATGGCGCTTGGCGTCTAGCAGTTGCGCTGATGGTGATTGGGGCGGAAGCTGGCGCTGCTCTCAGCGTCCGAGCATTTGAGGAGCTGGTCTCGGTGAAGATTAATCGAGGCCTGTTATCACTGAAGATACGCCCGAACTATAATGTGGTAACGGGCTATCCGACCAAGACGAACGACTGGCAGCGATCGTACTTCTATGTTAAGTCCGATCGCTCGGCTTTCGAGGAGCCGCTGAAGACCG TTCCTCACTCGAATACCGCGGAGTACGAGGAAGATTTCTTGGAGAGTGCTCGGATTATCGCGTCCCAGAAACAGGATTTTTGGGAGAACTTCTCGTACAGGAGGATTCGTAGGTCGATTGATCGGATCAAGCAGC AGGTTTGGCGTTCGGACACCGTTCCTCTCATCACCAAGAAGTCGAAGAGAATCAACTTGTTCACCAAAGCCGAGCAGATTGAAATTAACCGAGCCAGAGCTATGAGGGAATTGCCGGATCTAAGTTTGGTGGTTGGGAAGCAACTCGGGTTCGTGGAACCGGACCAAAGCTCTAACGCAAACTCCTCTGATCCCGGGGAGCCGAGAGCGACTGAGTCGGATGGGGCTCAGCTCGTGAGAAAGTCGGGGAGCAAGAGGAAGGAGAGGGAAGGCGTTTCTTCCGAGGAGAAGCAAGCCGAGGAGACTTCCACCGGTGGGGGCGCCGGATCGGAGAAGAAGCGGGCGCGCAAGGATCCCGTTGAGGTTCGGCCTTCCTCTGTGGAGAGAGGTGAGCTCCAGGCCTTGGAGCCTAGCAACAATTCTCGAGACGACGTTCTCCCGGATCCGTCTCTCGATGGTGGTCGTCATCAGGGGACTTCTTCTAAGGTGAAGAAGAAGTCGAAAAAGAATAAGAAGAGTGCCGGCGAATCCTCGGGGCACGAGATAGCGCCCAATACGGAGAAGGAAACCGTGGAGGCTCCGACTACTGCCGTTTCCCTCCCAAAGGCGGCGGTTCGTGAAGATGCCCGGGGATCGAACAGGTCCTCTCCGAAGGCTCAGGAGGGTAAGGCTGTGCCGAAGAACCTGCAGGGGTTTTGCCCGGATAAAGTGGACTTCATTTTCAAGCGGGACACTCCTCTCGTTTGTAACGAGAGAGATTGCGCTCGTTTCGTCCGCCAAGTCCGGGGAAGTAGGGAGCATCTCCCACTCGTCAAGGACTTAGTTTTCCAAGACGAGTACACCGCTGCTGCCGGTTCCTCGGTTAAG AGCCAAGGTGACTGGAACGAGGTCGTCCGCAAATACGACAAGGAGCTGAAGAGGACCTATGGTGTGATTGATAGGCAACGGCACAACACCAAGGAGGCGACTGTCGCCTTAGAGGTCATGctgaagaagaaggacgaagcgGTTATTGCAGAAGCGGCCATGAGGGATGAACTCTCCCAGAAAGAGGCGGCTATGAACAAGGAGCTGAAGCGAGCCCGGGAGTTGGTTAAAGCGCTCGAGAAAGAGAAAACCAAGCTGGCAAACGAGAAGAAGACCCTCGAGGAAGAGAAGGCGGCTGCTGCCTTAGAGCATTCCAAGGAGATGGATCGTCTCCGAGAGTCGCGCCGCTATGAGGTTACTCACGAACGGATCCGAGTAATGGCGGCGATGCATGGGAAAGCCGCCGCTCGCTTCCAGAGGATCCAGGATCGGGAGTCCCGTCGTGATAACTTTGAGGATGCGAGATGCATGCTCGGCCAGGCTCGGGGGATGAGACGTTGCCTTGAAGGGATGAAAGCGGCAGGTAAAAACATCTCTCAGGGAGATATTGATATCTACGCCGGGCAAGAGAGGCATTATGATGCGGAGGTGAAGCGTTTGATCGTAGATGATCTTCTCGAGAAGGACCTTTCTTTATCTCCTCTCGTGCTCGAGTCGAGGTTCGTTATCCAGGAGATGATGGATAAAATCGACAAATTTGGGTCGAACATGGACTTGCTCGACTCCGAGGCCGCCAAGACGCTTCGCACTCCCTCAGAGCACCAGGGGATCGATCCGAAGAGCCGTCGAAGAGCCTTCTCGACACCGTTCAGTCGCCAGCTCGCCCTGATGCTGTTCTCCCGGGTCAAGAAGTTGCCCTTAAGGACCCTTCCGTGGCTGAGGAGACACAAGTCAGCTCCCGACGAACCGATCTCCAACACGCCGGTCAATATCTCCGACTCGCCGTCATTCGAGGATGCGGATTCTGGCGCGAGTGAAGGACATCTCGAGGGGCGGACTCTGGCGCGAGCGAAGAACATCCCGAGGAGGATCTTCCTGCCTTGGATTAGTATTCGATGTTTGTTGTATCTGACTTTTGGCGCTTGTGCctttatttccttttctcgGCTAAGGCCTTTTGTTGTATGA